Proteins found in one Oribacterium sp. oral taxon 102 genomic segment:
- a CDS encoding DUF4366 domain-containing protein, protein MERFDVRRFRNFTEEARERAEELVNRARIMEFLEKKKEDEKLKRTLMLVLAAIGAIAAVAAVSYAVYRFVSPDYLEEYEDEDDVVPEA, encoded by the coding sequence ATGGAGAGGTTTGACGTAAGGAGATTCCGGAATTTCACGGAGGAGGCGCGCGAGCGCGCCGAGGAGCTGGTAAATCGAGCGCGGATCATGGAGTTTCTGGAGAAAAAGAAGGAAGACGAGAAGCTGAAAAGGACGCTGATGCTGGTACTGGCGGCGATCGGTGCGATCGCTGCGGTAGCGGCGGTTTCCTATGCCGTATATCGTTTCGTCAGCCCGGACTACCTCGAGGAATACGAGGATGAGGACGACGTGGTTCCGGAGGCATAG